The sequence GTTCTCTACTTGAGTCCCTGTGTCTTTGATTACTTTAAAATAATGCTTTTATAACCTCTAGGAGTTTAGTAAACGAAACCCTAGTAATTcaagtcatcatgggccgaATACTAATCTAAGAATTTTGGATTTGCGTAGCTCGAAAAATTGAGAGGCGTCGAGCTAATGTTGAGGTCCttcatttaatttgaataaatgCTAGTGTCAAGGTTCAATATTTCagcttttcttcatttgttttttggttcaatattCATGCCTTCAATGATATCACTTGTTTTGATTGCTTAACATACTTCATGATATtctaaacacatcttagatctatgcaattacaagtaaagtgcattgtGTCAAATGACATGCCAACACATGAAAAAATGACCCTAACAAATTATTCAACTTGCCACACGTTTGGAAGAGAGTTCTAAGTCATTTTATGAAAGAGATGAGACGATGAAGTCATGGGAAGGTGATTTACTTGGTGCCTCTAAGTATAAGAAGAAGCTCAGTAAATATTTGACTGGAAGGAAGTACATGACTAGGAGTAATGGCACTTCCTTTGCAAATGGTGGTTTGGATTATGGAGAGTATGCATTGGATCTAGAAATCAAAGGCATTTATccaaattgaataaaaataatctatagACTTAAGAGTGAAACATATGATGATAGGTCGTCTAAAGACGATAAGAGTAATATTGAGAGTATAGCCTTAGATATAGAAAGTGAATTGGATTTGTGATCAGAAGCTCAAATTACTGAGTTAGCTGGGCCGGCCTAAGATAGTTTGAGGCCTAAGGTGAAAAATTTAAAGGGGCCTTTTTATATctaaatatcacttaaataatatttagtttgTTAATTCTTACTAATTAATAAGACTAATTCACTCTGAGTGAGTTAGTGATACCTACTATGTAAGTTTTACAAATTGACatgtcatcaataaaaaaaaagttattcaaaacattcaatttattatattgtttgagtGGCATCAATCATATTCTTGCCACATcagtttgttaattttttgtcataaaatttgtattagttttagcatttttcattcaCTTAATGGTGAATTggtgattgtattgtatttctattatttcataatttttttgttttggtgtggAAAATATGCTAAtgttaatacaaattttattataaaaaacttacaaattgatgtaacatttcaataaaagaataaatgaatattAAATTACTTATTGTAATCAgtaacatatcaatttataaaacctataagataaaaaatttttaaaaaaaaagtgcaagtaactcacttttttttatttaaaaaaaaaaaaaaaaaaaacttgctgCCACATATTAATTTGGAGGCCTATCTTTGTTAAAGGCCTTAGTTCATGGCCTAAATGGGCTAGGCCTAGGGCCGGCCCTTAACGGGAGATGGATACTTTACCCCAGATGATGGTTTGGATTCAATGACGGATGATCATGAATGGGGCTTGCATGAGAAAAGCAAGCCTGGTTCCTCCTGTTACTAGAAAATATGAATTGATTAACAATATGTTATTGTTGCAGATGAGGATAACATGCAACGAAAGATGCAAATGTGAGTATCTTTACCAGAGGTCCAGAGGACTATGCTGAGAAGCTCTATGCACAGAAAAGTGGCACTGAGGAGTCAGATATGGAACTTCCTGAAGTCAAGGACTATAAAACTAGAAGACTGCTTGGAGATGAGGACATTGAGCAAGAGGTTTATGGAATTGACCCCTATACTCACAATCTTCTGCTTGATTCCATGCAAAAGGAGTTAGATTGGCCTCTCCTGGAGAAGCATTTGTTTATTGAAGATGCGCTCCTTCGTACTTTGAATAAGCAAGTTAGGAACTTCACTGGGACTGAGAGTGGAAACACTCCCATGATGTATTCATTGCAGCTTGttattgaagaaaatgaaaaactttcTGAGGATCGTGATATAAAAGCTGTGAAAATGTGTCAGGGTATTCTGAAGGCCATTGATAGTCATCCTAATGACAGATATGTTGCCTACAGAAAGGTAtacacatcattttttttttggataaaggtATACACGTCATTATTTTGCTGCATGAGCATGTACTATAAATTTTCCTCTCTTTTGGACGTGTTTCTCTCCTTGACTTGTTCCCTACTTTTCTGATACTGATTTCCCCCATTCTTTTGTTGTCTATTGGGTTGTGTTTTTTCTGGGGCTTGGTGTTGTTTGCAACAAAGAAGGTGGTTTGGGAGCAGCTGTTGATAGGATCCAATTTCTAGCTTTAGTAGAGTTCTTTATATGATGTTGAAACTTTTTACCCCTTCtgccccccacccccccaacaaaaaaaaatgtagggtTGTCCTTTCTGGAAATCTTTCGAGAAGCAAGATGGGATCGATCTATGCAGAAGAATAGTAAAGATACTGCTTCAGAATTTTACAACATCTATCTCAAAAGGCAAAGGTTTGATTCACTTCAAGAAGCTATGTGCTTTAGGCTTGTTATGCCTTTTCCATTTGCCCTGGTTTTGTcgaggttttttaatttgatcATACATTATTACCTAGCAGGATGATGCTGATGGGTATGATTTGGTTGGTATTGATGCTATGCATAAGGCAAACTATGGAGTTTAATATGTCATTCGTGCCGTCCAAATTGTGAAGCAAAGTGAGTTCTGTTGTCATACACTTTTTGTTGTTTATAACCTACCTGCAGACCTTCCCTTATGTACTCTTGACAAGTTCTTATAGTATTATGGAACATGACAAAACTGAATTgatctcatattttattttgggacTGGACATATTTggcattataatttataagcgGGACACAAATTTCTCATGGTTGCTTTATAATAATGTAAATGTGGTGAAACTGTTACTTTCATcacttgaatttcttcactCGGAGCGTTAGTCATTATGTGAAGACCAGATCATctaatcaaatataaatgttataTTAGCAAATTTTCTCCTGAAGATTCAGCTTTAGATGCTAGATTGTTTACTAATACTATAACTTGTTTATGGGTGGAATCATGCCATGCGTAATCATACTTTACCTctctactttcttttcttctttttatataattgttttatCTCACAGATTATGAATATTACAATTTACTCATCTTATATATGAATTGCCTCGTTTAGTTATATAATTGTGAGTGAACCTAGTGTTTGATCATCCTATAAGTTTATCTGTGAATGCAGATTTACTACTGTTGATGTTCATTACTAGATTGGAATCTATTCTGTATGTAAAATTCAATATGGTGAGGAGATCACATTTGATTATAACTCTGTTACAGAGGTGTGTCTCTTGCATTTTTGTCTTCTGTACTCTCTAAAGACTATTatacatattatcaaataatttctctcttaattttGCTAGAGTAAATAAGAATATGATGCGTCACTTTGTTTGTGGCAGTCAATTTTTCCAGCGCAGCTACTTGAATCTAACAGGCAAAGGGGCTTTTCAAAAGGTGCTGGTTTTTAAGGCAATTATCTGAACTGTTtatgttaaaaacaaaaaaggaaataaaatcgTGAACAAGTCTGATAAGTGGCTTTGACTGAACATCCTTATCATTATGGATTAGCATTGTAATAAGGATTCTTTCTGATTGGCGTAGAATGCGCACGCCTGATCAGGTTTCTGATTTCATAATTGATAAATAgttcttatttttctcttgttgaGGTTGTTGCTTCCAGTTGATTCTTATTGGTccttttctacttgattttcaAAGTTGCCTTAAATTCTGTTAATTCGTTTATATCGTCCCTGCATCAGGTTCTAGATGAATGGCATAGAATTCTGAACTGTCATCAGTTAATGCTTAAAGCTTGCAAACTAAATTTGGTATCTAAAGAGAATTATCTTGACTTGGGGAGGGCTGGTTTAGGCAGTTGCTTGCTGGTTGGGTTGCCTGATTGGGTGGTAGCCTATTCAGCTTGCCTGGTATGCACTTCTGCTGCCGCCTGATATTTGTTCTCAGATTTACCTTTCCACTAGTAGTttatttatgcttttgtttttcCTGACTTTTCCATTTTGATTGAAGGTAGGTTTATGACTTTTGAAAGACCAAAGCTGCCAGCGGAGATTCTAAAGCATAGTTTGGTGGGAAAAAGGaagtatttttcatatatatgtcTTGAAGTTGAGAAGAGTGATGCTGAGGTTCGTATCTTTTTGCATGAGACAGGCTGAGGGTGTCTACAATCAAAGGCTTCAGAATTTGGTTGTTACCCTTAACAAGTTGATTaccttctttaattttgttatgCTAAGGAGTGTGGTTCAAGTAATAGTCCTATGTTAATGGCATCCTTTGTGGTGTCCTATGTCTGTAGTTCAAATACCCCCTCTCACTCCCCTATTGTCTacttatcaaagaaaagaaattgtttaAGTTATTGTGCTGATTCTTTGAACCAGAAAGTTGTATGATAAGATGACTATGATCAGTTTAGGGTCTATAATCTAGAATTCtagtttaaagtgttttttgataatttaatagttgagGGAGAGGGGATTTGAACATTGGGCGTCCTCATTGGAAACACCAGGAAGTGCCAGTTGAGCTAAAAGGCTCAGGTGAATCCTAGTTTAAAGTGTTGAAGTTGAACTTTTGTGTCATTCAATTACTCTAcgttttttcatgtttttctgtTTGTTAGGGATCTTTAATCTGGATCATTCATCTCGTGTCAATGACACCGTGTACCTATTGATGCCTTATTGTCTTTAGTCACTGCTGTGAATAGAGAAGTCTTTACATTCTGATTTCCTAACTTTTTGAAGATATTAATCTGCTGTTTGAATTCTGTTTATAGGTGAGGAATGTTATGAGATGCATTTTTGTTGACCCAAAGGAAGCACCACCCCCTCTGGAGAGGCTCTGAGCCCTGTAGGCTGTAGCAATTGTTTTCTTACTCTGGAAAGAAGAGGGATAATTTGTTGAGGAGGTTCTTCAATGCATCGCTCCTCATGTGGAAGAAGGCATATTAAATGATCTCAAGTCCAAGATTCATGCTCATGATCCATCAGGTTCCAATGACATTCAGAAATCTTTATTATAGTGATCTGCGtgcttttgtgttttgtttcagTATGTATGAACTTAAAACTTTTAAATCATGTAATcttattggggggggggggggggggggtgtgtgtgGTGgggtttctttattttaaagtgGGATGGGCCCGAAATCTTCCATGTACCTACGAGTCTCAGAATGATGCTGCAACTGACTTGATCCATATTTATGCTTACACAAAATACTTCTATAATCTGTCTGCTAACATTATCAAGTATCCTTCCTTTGATCTAAACCAAATTACATTATACATGCAGGAATATAAAGCTGCAACTTCTCCACCAGCTTACATTAGTCCACTTGGCTTGGGTCCAGGTGCCAAGGTTTGGAAACCCTCACGGCATCGTGTTTATGGCCCAAGGAATGAGATTTATGCTGGCAAGAATGGTGggtttataagcttatattgcGTTTCAAGTACTAGGGCTCTTTGAATTGCATGGTGTTTTACATCATCCTACCCTAACCTGGCATCACCCAAAGCACTGGGCAAACACTCTTTCCATAGATCTCTTAAACATAGTGAACAGTCTTGGACCCCTTTTGGAGATTAGTCCCTCATTCCAAGTTACATGCTTAATAAAAGCTTGTGGGATCTAATTTTTATCCAACTTTGTTCCAGACTGGCCTTACCCACATCTTGATACATGTTGATAGAGTTATGAATAAGTTCTTTTGGTTGTGAGGCATATGCTATTGATGGCTCCTATATTAAACTTACCCTTTGATCAAATTTTACTCAGATTTCCCAATTAATGAAGTTGAAGGACCTCCAAGGTTGAGGTGGACTAACTAATGCCACGTTTGGAAAGTACAACACATTTGACTGGATTTTGAATTTCCTGTCTGAATTTCACTTCTATCAGCTTGACTTTAATTGCTTTTGATTGCTTATTTCATGAAATTTAATGTTTTTCAGGAGAAGCAGCCCCAGAGGCAATGGCCATGATAAGGGGAGGGAAAGCATAGCCGTGGATCAAATGTGAAAATGTTTTGTTGGCCATAATAATAGCATAAGAGCAATGTAGCATTATTAATTGGATAAGGGAAATATTAGGcttgtaagttgtaattgaTCAACCTTCGTTTCGTCAATTTAGTTGATcagatttggttggtgatgtaTGTGTGCATGACTTTATTAATTGTGTGAAAGAATGACACATTGACGGACGCTGTCTCTCACCAAAACATTCTTTTGCTATATTATTAAGACTATAGTTTATGAAGAATTAATGTCGTCTGACCCCATGACATGTGTTTGGTGCCTTTGGACCCTGGTTTAATATGGGTTTGTTTTGTGAAAGTCTCTGCAATGATATGCATTATTAAGAGTTTAAATTATGTTTGGATGTAGTGTAAAACTGTTACACCTAAATCagcaatttaaagaaaaaaaaaaaaaaaaatcattacaacttACCACACAATCACAACTCATTTGAATCCTATAATTACTCCTCTCTCACCCACACTCCCTTTCACAGACCACCAGCAATTGCAACTGCCACCGCGCTGCTGCTCCGTTCTCCCCTCATTCCAATTCTGACCCCCTTAGAGTACCCCTCATTCCAATTCTGACCACCTTAAAGCGCCCGTACAcacctcattaaaaaaaaaaaaattaatcacttATGATGCCAAGTACTTAGAAAAATATTACTCTCTTTAATTAAACATCCAATGATATAAGCTGCGTAACTGAACATCCAGATAATGTCCACatttgtttccctttttttttttttttttggtggatatCTTTCACAAACACAATTCTCATTCAGTTGTTCTTGGGTTCACATTGTTGAGTTCAGGATTGTGGCGGGAGATGAGACGAAGTCAGTTGACAGAGCAGGGAAATTAAAGCAGATGTGATCTTCTTGTTGAGTTGGTTTCAAGTTTCATTTTTCAGGAATCTGTATTGTTTCAGCCACTTGTTAATTGCTAGAACCATCTAGAATTTCTCCTTCTTTGTGCTATGATAGCTTCTCACTAATGCGTTATATATGATCAACTAGGAGGTATGCTTTGAAAATAGTGTCAAATATATAAGGATTACAGAGAAATAATGAGAGATTCTTCAAGAAATgggatttcaaattttcaagagCAAAATCTTCATTCCTCGGGTGCTAGGAAGttaaacccctttttttttaataatctgaAAAGCTTTATTGAAAGAAACTCAAAGCAAAAAAGCAAACATCTCAGGAGCTACATCCTGCCTAATGATATCAACAAAAATAGAAGGCCCTATACATGGATCTATCTCACCTACATGGGAATTATATAAGGACAAGACTGCCGAAACATGGGCTGCTTGGTTTGTCAGCTCTATTAACCCAGCAAAAGGAGCACTCTGAAAAGCAATTAGAGATAGAGACAACCTCTTCTATGTAGTTCTTGATCCTCCAAGGTCTATCTCTAGACTGTTGGGAGATAGCATCAATACATGTTTTAAAGTAGCCCTCCAACACAGCCTTAGGAACCGCATTCTCCATTGCCAATTGAACAGCCCACAACAGGGCTTCGGCTTCAGCTTGGAGAGGGATGATGGTATTAACCTTTTAGAGCCAGCTAAAACCACCATCCCTCTCCAATCTCTCACAACAAcagaaatggaaaagaaattaaTCCCAATAGCTGCATCACAATTAAACTTAAACCAATCCCTTCCAGGAGCAGAACCTTAAACATGAGTCTGCGGACACACATATCAAACAAGTCTATTATAGATCattaatttgacattttttcttGCAAGACCCAAGGGGCCAAGCCTAAAAGGTTGAATGCTCCGGTGAATTATGCAAGCATGCTTGGGGGCTAAGGAAATTTGACCCCTGTCTGAACCTTTGGCAATCTACATTGATTACAATGCAACcctcttttatttattgtcGTTATTCATGTTATTTTCCTATTTCCAAATTGACTCAAGGTTTAACTTGGTGTAATAGTGCAGAAGATCAAAGAAAACTAAACCTCAAaagtttttctaaaataaaaatcttaagaTTGAATACACAGCCCCAAGACAACTACAATGAATAGCATTAGCAAAGCAAAGATGCTTCCCCAACATGTAATAACTTATTTTAAAGATTACTAAAATCACAATCCTTCATTCCAACATTGTGTCAATACAGAAAGTCaggaattaattaaaaaagaaacagtGTTGAAATCTACTAAAACCAAATTTATGTCTTCCTTGTACATTCACTAATGTCTCAACTTTCAATCCTCCCTCCCATCTATCATCAGACAAAAAACAAAGATGATAAACAGCTAGTAACTGCAAATAGCTACGTGCCAAAAGAATGCAAATGAGTAAATTAGATAACAGTGCTACCTTGCATTCCAGTTGTCAACAAATACTCTGCCAATTTGATAATTGTGGCATGTGGGTTCCAGTCACGCAGCTTATCACCATCACAGTGGAATATTTCCCGTGCATATTTATAAATCAGAACACATTAATCTATTAAGGCTTCATTGCTGGCTTGATTACTACCATGAAGATCTGGGAGGTCAGAACTAATGGAGAACTTGatccatctctttctctccacGTACTTGAGACAGGGCTGCATCACAAGGCCAATCACCACAGCACCAATACTTACAAGAAATACCTTGAGTGTAGAAAGAGCCAACACAATGCAGATCAATATAGTTGGAGGAATACACATAAGAATGGCTCCAATTGTTCCCACGGGTATCTTGTAAGGCCGAGATGCAAATGGATGTTTTACTCGTAACCATACAAATGCCAGGAATTCCAAAATCATTCCAAAACAGTACAAGAAATTCTCTGCTGCTACAATCTCTTGGAAGCTAAGACATGACAGCAAGAGCACACCAGAAGCTGAGAATAAAATCCCTATTAGAGGAGTTCCGTAATGAGACCTCTTGCCAAAGAACTCAGGTAGCATCCCTCGTTCTGCCATACCCAAAAGTTGGAAAGAGTCACTGCTCATCTCAGCTACAAACATCCCCATATTTGACATTGCTGAAGCACCTTGGACCCACCATCTCAACCAAACTCCCCCAATAATTTTAGCAATATCCGAGAAATACCCATCAGTCCACAACTCACGGTTGACTGGAACAGCACCAGTACCAATTAAAAGAGGGAAGAAATATCCAAGAACTACCAATATCAAAGCATAAAGCAGAGCCTTTGGAAGTGTTCTCTTTGGGTTGTCCACCTCACCAACGAGGGTGCTTATTGAGTCCCAATAATTTAGATTCCAAAATAAAGTGTTTAAATACAAATTCCAGTCCACATTATGTAGATTTACCTCTAACCATCTAGAAGGCTCCAGCTTtggaattgccacaagccccaTAACTACGAAAGGAAGAATTGAGAAAATTCCTAAAAGAACAGCAACCCATCCAACAATGGTCAATCCCCTATAGTTCATGTAAGTGAGGATAACAGTCAAAGCTAACACGGCTAGGATTCTCGGTAAACCACCACCTAAAGCTGGGATTGCCGACTTTAAATAATCAAGAAACAAAACTGGGTAGAGCGCGTTATCAATAACCCCACTTAGCCATTTCATCCAACCTTGCTGAAACCCCCAATAAGGACCTAATGCAGCCGAAACCCAAACCACATAACCACCATTCTCAGGGAACATGGTACCCATCTCAGCAGTTATTAATGCCTCAGGAACACTCCATATGAAGGGGAAGACCAAGAAGCCGATAAGGGCTAAAAGAGGACCAGCAGCACCCACAGTATCCTCAATCCCAAATGGCCCCCCAGAAACCTCATAGAAGATGAGGAACACAAGAGGCAGAATTGAAACTTTTTTGAACTTATCTGCCCTAGGAAGAGGTACTGCACCAACTGACACATATTCATCACCACTATAGTCTCCCATTGCAATAGATGCTTGCCTATTTGATGTATTCCTCAATTTCTGCATGCATCATCATgttctcaataaattaaacattgGGATTTCTCTCTGAtataagaattttctttttatttaaaacacacacacttGAAACAAACCCCAGGTATAATCTCACAAGTGaatcataaaagaaattttgcaTACAGACACCAAGCAATTCtcaaattaaacatataaatgAGCAATATGCAACAAAATAACAAATGGGTTTTATGAGATTACAATTAGATATAACCGTACAAAAGgaatttcaaaattaacaaCTTACCACAGAAATACAAAAAGGATGTGGGTCACTTGCAAATTTGGAATGAAAATATAGcaattatataaacaaaatccAAAGAATGATTAGAGgagtaagagaaaaaaaaaaaaaaaaaaaaaaaaaaaaaaaaaaaaaaaaaaaccttcaaagaTTTATTAGAAATGGATAAAATACCAGAAACGAAGGGTGAAATTGAGGAGGGacgagagaagagaagaaatgagAAATGGAACGAACCATGAAAGGAATGAAACTCCTTATGGTTATATGGGGCGGACCGTGTACCAGATAAGTTGTGCTCTTGCAGAACCGAACCAAATTCGATgctcaaatcaaaatcatactACACTACACCTCTCTCACCTCCCACTCACCCCTGTCTCTTTCTGTGTGTGTATATTAGTAGTGTTTGTGTCAGACAGAGGGAGAAGAGATCCTCAACTAAATCATAATGCACGGTTGCACTTTACCCTTCTAAATTTATTTGTCTCTTAACTTTTTTTAGTTATTGCTTGTTCCTTTCAACTGCTCCTGGtatcttgttttttctttttctttttttattattttattattttttatttttaaagtactCCAGTTATCTTTTCTAATTCAATATAATGTCATTTATAAGATTACTCAAGGCAGTATTTAAACAAATTGCATAACTTATTGATAATAGCTGTATATTTATATGGTTATTGTAGTCCTAGCAAGTAGCAATAATCTAGATTTACACGAGTTTAAATAAGTTAATGTGGGTGATTTTTAGAGTTAAATGTGCAAAATTTAACCAAACTTTAGCAATGTTTATATCTtaaacattattattttattcaaccccaattattttaatcacacaaaaaatagagaaagaattattaaaaaaaaaaaaacagaaaagaataGGAATAGggatagaataaaaaaaattaaataaagtagTAACCGGttaagagaataaaatattaaatatagggTGTATATATCTtaaacattattattttattcaacccCAATTATTTTAATCACACAAAACatagagaaataattaaaaaataataataggaatagggatagaataaaaaaaaattaaataaagtagTAACCAGtcaagagaataaaatattaaatatagggTGTATATATCTTAAACATTATTATTCTATTCAACCCCAATTATTTTAATCACACAAAACATagagaaagaattaaaaaaaaaaaaaaaagaaaagaaagaaagaataggaATAGggatagaattaaaaaaatgaaataaagtagTAACCGGttaagagaataaaatattaaatatagggTGTATTGATAAAGtaattatgtaaaatagataaaacaattttttgttttggcatTTATGAATGTGAATACTGAATACCTACGTGAGATGTGTCactcagataaaaaaaaaaaaaattacatcttaaacattattattttatttcaccTCAACTATTTTAATCtcacaaaatataaagaaagaattaaaaaaacaaaagagaatagagttagaataaattttttattataaataaagtgGTAACTGgtaagagaataaaatattaaatgaatgGTGTATTGATAAAGTAGTTacataaaatagataaaatagattttttttttttggctttcgAATGTAAATACAGAATACCTATGTGAGATGTCTCACACTTGTGACTTGTCAGATAAAATAGatcaaaacaacaaacaaacaaaagtgTAAAAACGGTCATACATTGTGCCCACGGCATCTAATCTAATAAGCAACTCCACCTCAGGAGGGTggataaaaacaacaaaatcttggTCCAAAAGAGCATCTCGCCTAGCTAAATTATCTGCACACCTATTAGCTTCTCTAAAGCAATGCATAAATTTGACATTAGAAATTTTCTTTAGGCCCTCCTTGCAATCAGCTACTAGCGCATCTAAGCTGTTAAATTTACTATTCTCTTTCCTCACTAAATCAATTACCACCTTGGCATCCGACTCTATTTCCACTACTGGAAGCTTGAGAGCAATGCAAAGTCGAATGCCATCCCGTAAGGCCCACAACACTGGTCGTGATACCAATGGCTTGGGCATACCCTTTCACCCACTCACCCTTTTCATTTCGAATCAGCCCTCCACTACCAGCCAAACCTGGATTGCCCTCTGACGAACCATTCGAATTTAATTTGAACCAATTACTAAGGGGGTTCAACCACCTCACCTAGATTTTGTTTCTAATAGTGTTATACTTCCCATTGCTAACCAAATAGGCTACCTTTGCTGCTCTAGCCAAAGTTTCATCTAGAAGATTTCGTTGCGGCCTTGTTCTGCCAAACACAATGCTATTTCGGTGGAGCCAAAGAATCCACATTGCCATAGGAAAAATTGTTCCCGACTCCATATCAGAAATAACACTAATCCGAGAGCTTCTGCAGTTGATTTTAAGCCAATCAACTAGAGGCACTCCATAAAAGATATTCGATGACATGGGAGGCATCAAGGAGTTCCAAAAACACTTGGCTTTGGGGCAATCTCTTAAAGCATGGACAATGGTCTCTGGCTCGGTGTTACAAATAGGGCAGGTCGGTGGAATTCCCACCCCCCTCTCATTAAGGGTTGTTTTCACAACTATGCTATAATGGCAGCATTGCCATAGAAAGTGCTTGACTTTGGGAAGGGATA is a genomic window of Quercus lobata isolate SW786 chromosome 2, ValleyOak3.0 Primary Assembly, whole genome shotgun sequence containing:
- the LOC115975056 gene encoding probable polyamine transporter At1g31830 isoform X1, yielding MHAPVGGLDVRANQQSGDFMIQPEMPPSSETSSNNNNKPTPPHNNNSENNIDDQKLRNTSNRQASIAMGDYSGDEYVSVGAVPLPRADKFKKVSILPLVFLIFYEVSGGPFGIEDTVGAAGPLLALIGFLVFPFIWSVPEALITAEMGTMFPENGGYVVWVSAALGPYWGFQQGWMKWLSGVIDNALYPVLFLDYLKSAIPALGGGLPRILAVLALTVILTYMNYRGLTIVGWVAVLLGIFSILPFVVMGLVAIPKLEPSRWLEVNLHNVDWNLYLNTLFWNLNYWDSISTLVGEVDNPKRTLPKALLYALILVVLGYFFPLLIGTGAVPVNRELWTDGYFSDIAKIIGGVWLRWWVQGASAMSNMGMFVAEMSSDSFQLLGMAERGMLPEFFGKRSHYGTPLIGILFSASGVLLLSCLSFQEIVAAENFLYCFGMILEFLAFVWLRVKHPFASRPYKIPVGTIGAILMCIPPTILICIVLALSTLKVFLVSIGAVVIGLVMQPCLKYVERKRWIKFSISSDLPDLHGSNQASNEALID
- the LOC115975056 gene encoding probable polyamine transporter At1g31830 isoform X3; translation: MGDYSGDEYVSVGAVPLPRADKFKKVSILPLVFLIFYEVSGGPFGIEDTVGAAGPLLALIGFLVFPFIWSVPEALITAEMGTMFPENGGYVVWVSAALGPYWGFQQGWMKWLSGVIDNALYPVLFLDYLKSAIPALGGGLPRILAVLALTVILTYMNYRGLTIVGWVAVLLGIFSILPFVVMGLVAIPKLEPSRWLEVNLHNVDWNLYLNTLFWNLNYWDSISTLVGEVDNPKRTLPKALLYALILVVLGYFFPLLIGTGAVPVNRELWTDGYFSDIAKIIGGVWLRWWVQGASAMSNMGMFVAEMSSDSFQLLGMAERGMLPEFFGKRSHYGTPLIGILFSASGVLLLSCLSFQEIVAAENFLYCFGMILEFLAFVWLRVKHPFASRPYKIPVGTIGAILMCIPPTILICIVLALSTLKVFLVSIGAVVIGLVMQPCLKYVERKRWIKFSISSDLPDLHGSNQASNEALID
- the LOC115975056 gene encoding probable polyamine transporter At1g31830 isoform X2, which gives rise to MKLRNTSNRQASIAMGDYSGDEYVSVGAVPLPRADKFKKVSILPLVFLIFYEVSGGPFGIEDTVGAAGPLLALIGFLVFPFIWSVPEALITAEMGTMFPENGGYVVWVSAALGPYWGFQQGWMKWLSGVIDNALYPVLFLDYLKSAIPALGGGLPRILAVLALTVILTYMNYRGLTIVGWVAVLLGIFSILPFVVMGLVAIPKLEPSRWLEVNLHNVDWNLYLNTLFWNLNYWDSISTLVGEVDNPKRTLPKALLYALILVVLGYFFPLLIGTGAVPVNRELWTDGYFSDIAKIIGGVWLRWWVQGASAMSNMGMFVAEMSSDSFQLLGMAERGMLPEFFGKRSHYGTPLIGILFSASGVLLLSCLSFQEIVAAENFLYCFGMILEFLAFVWLRVKHPFASRPYKIPVGTIGAILMCIPPTILICIVLALSTLKVFLVSIGAVVIGLVMQPCLKYVERKRWIKFSISSDLPDLHGSNQASNEALID